In Candidatus Vicinibacter proximus, the following are encoded in one genomic region:
- a CDS encoding sodium:solute symporter, with amino-acid sequence MSWIDWLVLTITISFIVIYGWYKSRSQQDLNSYLLGEQNSVWWKVCLGVMATQASAITFISTTGQGFSDGLRFVQFYFGLPLAMFVIIVIFIPAFYRLKVFTAYEYLEQRFDLKTRLFAAFIFLIQRGLAAGITLYAPAIILSTVLGWNLQLTQLVTGVLVIIYTVSGGSKAVTVTQTHQMAIIILGMAFIFGFLIYSMPAGFTLDKTLELAGWNGKMKGVDFNFNFQERYNFWAGITGGFFLALAYFGTDQSQVQRYLSGRNVRQSQVGLLFNGLLKIPMQIFILMCGVLLFVFFQFEKTPISYNAKVEQALKLNHPEKYNLWTKDLNEIHNQRIDILQSEINLNKDLIVSLNMAQKKIRDTVQTFIRNSGERVEANDKDYIFLYYILKYLPKGFIGLLLAVIFCAAMSSISAELNALAGTTSVDIQKRLFQSTSGWLSDLQWSRLFTVFWGILAISFAFYANLFENLIQFINIIGSLFYGSVLGIFIVAFLFPKVNGNIVFFAACLAQSVVFVLFFTLDIGFLWYNVIASGIVTLVSIILSFFKSTKMSI; translated from the coding sequence ATGAGTTGGATTGATTGGTTGGTATTGACAATTACCATTTCATTTATTGTGATCTATGGTTGGTACAAATCCCGGTCTCAGCAAGATTTAAACAGTTATCTTCTTGGTGAACAAAATTCAGTTTGGTGGAAAGTATGTCTTGGTGTTATGGCTACGCAAGCAAGCGCCATAACATTTATAAGCACTACTGGACAGGGATTTTCTGATGGGCTTAGATTTGTACAATTCTATTTTGGATTACCACTGGCAATGTTTGTAATCATTGTAATTTTTATCCCGGCATTTTATAGGCTCAAAGTTTTTACTGCATATGAATATCTTGAACAAAGGTTTGATTTAAAAACCAGATTATTTGCTGCTTTTATTTTCTTGATCCAAAGAGGTTTGGCAGCAGGTATAACGCTTTATGCTCCTGCCATTATTTTATCTACTGTTCTTGGGTGGAACTTGCAATTGACCCAATTAGTCACCGGAGTATTGGTAATAATCTATACGGTAAGCGGGGGCTCAAAAGCCGTTACAGTAACCCAAACACATCAAATGGCAATCATTATATTAGGAATGGCTTTTATTTTTGGATTTCTTATTTACTCTATGCCGGCAGGATTCACTTTAGACAAAACTCTGGAGTTGGCTGGATGGAATGGTAAAATGAAAGGTGTAGATTTTAATTTCAATTTTCAGGAGAGATACAATTTTTGGGCAGGCATAACAGGTGGTTTTTTTCTTGCTTTGGCTTATTTCGGGACCGACCAATCTCAGGTTCAAAGATATTTAAGTGGAAGAAATGTCAGACAAAGTCAGGTTGGATTGTTATTTAATGGATTACTTAAAATTCCAATGCAGATATTTATTTTGATGTGTGGCGTTTTATTATTTGTTTTTTTTCAATTTGAAAAAACACCTATTTCATATAATGCCAAAGTAGAGCAGGCCTTAAAATTAAATCATCCCGAGAAATACAATCTGTGGACCAAAGATTTGAATGAAATCCATAATCAGAGAATTGATATACTGCAATCTGAGATCAATCTGAATAAAGATTTAATCGTTTCACTTAATATGGCTCAAAAAAAGATTAGGGACACAGTGCAAACTTTTATAAGAAATTCTGGAGAGAGGGTAGAGGCTAATGATAAAGACTACATATTTTTATATTACATTCTCAAATATTTACCTAAGGGATTTATTGGATTATTGCTTGCAGTGATATTTTGTGCTGCTATGTCAAGTATATCCGCAGAGTTGAATGCTTTGGCTGGAACCACGTCAGTTGACATTCAAAAAAGACTTTTTCAATCCACTTCTGGATGGCTAAGTGATCTTCAATGGTCTAGGTTATTTACTGTCTTTTGGGGAATACTTGCAATTTCATTCGCATTTTATGCGAATTTATTTGAGAATTTAATTCAATTTATTAATATAATAGGATCTCTTTTTTATGGAAGTGTATTAGGTATATTTATAGTTGCTTTTTTATTCCCAAAAGTGAATGGAAATATAGTTTTTTTTGCTGCTTGTTTAGCACAGTCTGTAGTTTTTGTATTGTTTTTTACTCTAGATATTGGCTTTCTTTGGTATAATGTGATTGCCTCTGGGATCGTAACTTTGGTAAGCATAATACTAAGTTTTTTTAAATCTACAAAAATGTCGATTTAA
- a CDS encoding ABC transporter ATP-binding protein gives MIHLQNVSFQYRKGKSIFKDLELNLNAGSIYGLLGKNGAGKTTLLRLINGLIFPTSGSVDILGYPAEERHPEMLADICFVQEEPYIPNLSIIAFLYTYAPFYPNFDFDQFFKLITEFSLEGSLKLDKLSFGQKKKVMLSFALASNARIVILDEPTNGLDIPSKSQFRKLITEAMLNDRMIIISTHQVRDMVNLIDPILIIDEGQVVFNYSLEEIAEALVFEVHNTLTEPKDVLFSERISGGYITIRENTHEEFSNVDVEALFNAILIKKEEIVKILEKHKTSHSTTQKLSK, from the coding sequence ATGATTCATTTGCAAAATGTAAGTTTTCAATACAGAAAAGGCAAAAGTATTTTTAAAGATCTCGAACTCAATTTAAATGCAGGAAGCATTTATGGCCTTCTTGGAAAAAACGGAGCAGGAAAAACCACCTTACTGCGACTAATTAATGGGTTGATCTTTCCCACATCAGGCAGTGTGGATATTCTAGGTTATCCTGCTGAAGAAAGACATCCAGAAATGCTTGCAGATATATGCTTTGTTCAGGAAGAACCATATATCCCAAATCTTTCCATTATCGCTTTCTTGTATACCTATGCCCCATTCTATCCAAATTTTGACTTTGATCAATTTTTCAAACTTATTACTGAATTTAGTCTGGAAGGAAGTTTGAAGTTGGACAAACTATCTTTTGGGCAAAAAAAGAAAGTAATGTTGAGTTTTGCCCTCGCCAGCAATGCCAGAATTGTGATACTCGATGAACCTACAAATGGATTAGACATACCTTCAAAGTCTCAATTTAGAAAGCTCATCACGGAAGCCATGCTAAATGATAGAATGATCATTATTTCTACACACCAGGTGCGTGATATGGTTAACCTAATAGATCCAATTTTAATTATTGATGAGGGCCAGGTAGTCTTCAATTATTCTTTAGAAGAAATAGCTGAGGCTCTTGTATTTGAAGTACACAACACGTTGACTGAGCCAAAAGATGTTTTATTCAGTGAACGTATTAGTGGCGGGTACATTACAATTAGAGAAAATACGCATGAGGAATTCTCGAATGTAGATGTAGAAGCTCTTTTTAATGCGATCCTGATCAAAAAAGAAGAGATTGTAAAAATTCTAGAAAAGCATAAAACAAGTCACTCAACCACACAAAAATTATCAAAATGA
- a CDS encoding GntR family transcriptional regulator, with product MDFHKQQPIYLQIADVLLEDILQRKISDGERVPSVRELALSVQVNPNTVQRSYQWLQDEEIIIQKRGIGFFLCDKVYEKTLHIKRDELIKVTIPETIKQMKLLGIGIHEFEEIFQSMHN from the coding sequence ATGGACTTCCACAAACAACAACCTATATATCTACAAATAGCCGATGTGCTGTTAGAAGATATTCTTCAAAGAAAAATATCTGATGGAGAGCGTGTTCCTTCAGTTAGAGAATTGGCGCTTTCTGTTCAGGTCAATCCAAATACTGTTCAGCGAAGTTATCAATGGCTTCAAGATGAAGAAATCATCATTCAAAAACGAGGAATTGGCTTTTTCCTATGTGATAAAGTATATGAAAAAACTCTTCACATAAAAAGAGATGAATTAATAAAAGTCACTATACCTGAAACAATTAAGCAAATGAAATTATTAGGAATAGGAATTCACGAATTTGAAGAGATTTTTCAAAGCATGCACAATTAA
- a CDS encoding bifunctional 3-deoxy-7-phosphoheptulonate synthase/chorismate mutase type II, which translates to MQTKPVIEVPKDQKILILGPCSAESYEQMSSVCSQTIDFKPDLIRAGVWKPRTRPGSFEGKGEEALEWLVQIKKDFNVKVCTEVANQDHVEKCLKAGIDVVWVGARTTVNPFYVQEIADALKGTNMPVMVKNPLNPDLFLWLGAIERFYKVGLEKIAAIHRGFSFYGNSIYRNVPRWQIPIELKRKIPEIQLIADISHISGTPDHLQEIAQIAMDLNYDGLMVEVHPNPALALSDSDQQVTPYFLKKYVLDLLIQRKTQSNNLLFNEKISAIRGKIDHIDKEIIELLAKRMKLADAIGEEKRKEEISIFQPSRWEEIVSKLLVEAQKNNLSQEFILSLTEAIHIESIQHQSAKMNNSLAQQ; encoded by the coding sequence TTGCAAACTAAACCGGTAATTGAAGTTCCCAAAGATCAGAAAATTCTCATTCTTGGGCCGTGCAGCGCTGAATCATACGAACAAATGTCTAGCGTTTGTAGCCAAACAATAGACTTTAAGCCTGATTTAATAAGAGCAGGTGTATGGAAACCAAGAACTCGACCGGGATCTTTTGAAGGAAAAGGAGAAGAAGCCTTGGAGTGGCTGGTCCAGATAAAAAAAGATTTTAATGTTAAGGTGTGTACCGAGGTGGCTAACCAGGACCATGTTGAAAAATGCCTTAAGGCAGGGATTGATGTAGTGTGGGTTGGAGCAAGAACCACAGTAAATCCATTTTATGTCCAAGAAATAGCTGATGCATTAAAAGGAACGAATATGCCTGTCATGGTAAAAAACCCCCTTAACCCAGACCTTTTCCTTTGGTTAGGTGCCATAGAGAGGTTTTATAAGGTTGGGCTTGAAAAAATTGCAGCAATTCATCGAGGATTTTCTTTTTATGGAAATTCAATATATCGAAATGTACCTCGTTGGCAAATTCCAATTGAATTAAAGAGAAAAATACCGGAAATCCAGCTCATTGCAGACATCAGTCACATAAGTGGAACGCCAGACCACTTGCAAGAAATCGCCCAAATAGCAATGGACTTAAATTATGATGGCTTAATGGTAGAGGTACACCCAAATCCAGCATTAGCCTTAAGTGATTCTGACCAACAGGTAACTCCTTACTTTTTAAAGAAATATGTACTTGATTTGCTTATCCAAAGAAAAACTCAATCTAACAACCTACTCTTTAATGAGAAAATATCAGCAATCAGAGGAAAAATTGATCATATCGACAAAGAAATCATAGAATTATTAGCAAAACGAATGAAATTGGCTGATGCCATTGGCGAAGAAAAAAGAAAGGAGGAAATATCTATTTTTCAACCTTCGAGATGGGAAGAAATAGTGTCAAAGCTTCTTGTTGAAGCCCAAAAAAATAATCTCAGCCAAGAGTTTATATTATCACTAACGGAAGCAATCCACATTGAATCTATCCAACACCAGAGTGCTAAAATGAATAATTCTCTGGCACAGCAGTAA
- a CDS encoding PIG-L family deacetylase produces MRQFCIILSLFLLVLKVESQTRPASLILEEMKALKVVGSVLYIAAHPDDENTRLISYLSNDLKLRTAYVSMTRGDGGQNLIGPELDELLGVIRTHELMRAREIDGGIQFFTRANDFGYSKNAEETFTIWDKDSVLLDLVRLIRTFKPDVIINRFDHRTSGKTHGHHTASAMLGMEAFDLARNSLYRRDLLDLPEPVRVDRIFFNTSYFFFGSKEKFDAADKSNLNSLDIGSYYPASGFSNGEISAQSRSMHKSQGFGINSVRGSQLEYFERLDSKKGNGEISPFDGLNFSWSRFNGGGNLDKVLDELINQFDVSAPFKSIPLLQKAEEYLEAINAGVYKESKLKAIRDLIFECAGIYAEAFIDRQTISRGNGVRLSTEIISRSIGVTLDRIELLPGFGDSSFQKLLLSNIPTYWHKDIIVSDIPLSAPFWLKHGRGKGIYRVDEVALRNLPVSPPDFEVRFKIVIFNKSYDIYRRVIYKNDDPVLGEVRQPVDVLPSLVILPTDHLVLINNDKPVKFNFTLKSNAPNQTGKIQFRNTEGITVLPSEIEYQFSVPGEEKIFELQIQANGVKNEINEISLVNGEHPICTQRTIKYSHIPWINVLIPAKIRVAVCDFKINDKRVAYIDGAGDNVDEAILKMGFKMDVLQARDLTKINRKNYDVIVFGIRAFNTQEELANSYNFLENFAKDGGKVIIQYNTSNELVNQNFLGENFKISRNRVTDESAEVKFINPAHKILLNPNKISELDFKNWIQERGLYFPASYPKEFEEILAMNDPGDSPLKSGLLCKKTGKGYMIYTSLAWFRQLPAGIPGAYRIFSNLISF; encoded by the coding sequence ATGCGTCAATTTTGTATTATATTAAGCTTGTTTCTATTGGTTCTTAAGGTAGAAAGTCAAACCAGGCCAGCTTCTTTGATCCTTGAGGAAATGAAGGCTTTAAAAGTAGTAGGTTCTGTGTTATATATTGCGGCTCATCCGGATGATGAGAATACAAGGTTAATTAGCTACCTTTCTAACGATCTCAAATTGCGAACTGCATACGTGTCCATGACCCGTGGTGATGGAGGGCAGAATCTTATTGGCCCTGAGCTGGATGAACTTTTAGGTGTAATAAGGACCCATGAGTTGATGAGAGCTAGAGAAATTGATGGAGGGATTCAGTTTTTTACACGAGCCAATGATTTTGGGTATTCCAAGAATGCCGAAGAAACATTTACCATTTGGGATAAAGATTCCGTTTTATTGGATTTGGTGCGCCTAATAAGAACATTTAAGCCGGATGTAATCATAAATCGATTTGACCATAGGACAAGTGGTAAAACCCATGGCCATCATACTGCATCTGCTATGCTTGGGATGGAGGCTTTTGATTTAGCCAGAAATAGTTTGTACAGAAGAGATTTGTTGGATTTGCCAGAGCCTGTCCGGGTAGACCGAATATTTTTCAATACTTCTTATTTCTTTTTTGGATCTAAAGAAAAGTTTGATGCTGCAGACAAATCTAACTTAAATTCATTGGATATAGGTAGTTATTATCCAGCATCAGGATTTTCCAATGGGGAAATTTCCGCCCAAAGCAGAAGTATGCATAAGTCCCAAGGTTTTGGAATAAACTCTGTCAGAGGCTCTCAATTGGAATATTTCGAAAGACTTGATTCCAAAAAGGGGAACGGGGAAATATCTCCTTTTGATGGATTGAACTTTAGCTGGTCTAGATTTAATGGAGGAGGGAATCTTGATAAAGTTTTGGACGAGCTAATTAATCAATTTGACGTGTCTGCACCTTTCAAGAGCATTCCGTTACTCCAAAAAGCAGAAGAATACCTTGAAGCTATAAATGCAGGTGTTTATAAGGAGTCTAAGCTAAAAGCTATTCGGGATTTAATTTTTGAATGTGCAGGTATATATGCGGAGGCTTTTATTGACAGGCAAACAATCTCGAGAGGTAATGGGGTTAGATTAAGCACAGAAATAATCTCACGTTCTATCGGTGTTACATTGGATAGAATAGAGCTTTTACCAGGTTTTGGAGATTCTTCTTTTCAAAAATTATTGTTGAGTAATATCCCAACGTATTGGCATAAAGACATCATTGTAAGTGATATTCCCTTGAGTGCACCATTTTGGCTCAAGCATGGAAGAGGCAAGGGGATTTACAGAGTGGATGAAGTAGCTTTAAGAAATTTGCCAGTCTCACCACCAGATTTTGAGGTTAGATTCAAAATTGTAATTTTTAATAAATCTTACGACATTTACAGGAGGGTTATTTATAAGAATGATGACCCAGTTTTAGGTGAAGTAAGACAACCGGTTGATGTTTTACCTTCTTTAGTAATCCTTCCCACAGATCATTTGGTCTTAATTAATAATGACAAGCCAGTAAAATTTAATTTTACTTTAAAGTCAAATGCACCAAATCAAACCGGTAAAATACAATTCAGGAATACTGAAGGAATAACTGTTTTGCCTTCTGAGATTGAATATCAATTTAGTGTGCCAGGGGAAGAAAAAATATTTGAGTTACAGATACAGGCTAATGGTGTTAAAAACGAAATAAATGAAATAAGTTTGGTAAATGGTGAACACCCCATTTGCACGCAGCGAACAATAAAGTACAGCCATATTCCCTGGATTAATGTACTAATACCCGCAAAAATTAGAGTGGCAGTTTGTGACTTTAAAATTAATGATAAACGAGTAGCGTACATTGATGGTGCCGGAGATAATGTTGATGAGGCAATATTAAAAATGGGTTTTAAAATGGATGTATTGCAAGCAAGGGATTTAACTAAAATCAATAGAAAAAATTATGATGTAATTGTATTTGGAATACGCGCTTTCAATACCCAGGAAGAATTAGCAAATTCCTATAATTTCTTAGAAAATTTTGCCAAAGATGGTGGTAAAGTAATAATTCAATACAACACTTCAAATGAATTGGTTAATCAAAATTTTTTAGGGGAAAATTTTAAAATTTCTAGAAATCGTGTGACCGATGAATCTGCAGAAGTCAAATTTATAAACCCTGCACATAAGATTCTATTAAATCCAAACAAAATCAGTGAATTAGATTTTAAAAATTGGATTCAGGAACGTGGATTATACTTTCCTGCTAGTTATCCCAAGGAATTTGAGGAGATTTTAGCTATGAATGATCCTGGGGATTCTCCATTGAAATCTGGGTTGTTATGTAAAAAAACCGGAAAAGGATACATGATTTATACATCACTTGCATGGTTCAGGCAATTGCCGGCAGGTATTCCTGGTGCCTATAGAATATTTTCCAATTTAATTTCTTTTTAA